Proteins encoded together in one Mycobacterium sp. MS1601 window:
- a CDS encoding VOC family protein has product MLFDHIIIATTDLDRSAHTLAAQTGLTAVEGGLHDGLGTHNRIVPLGRGYLELVAVHDPEMAASNVFGQLVVNALGRRDEALAGWAVEVSAAELARRARAGTLEIGRLTRAGVGIDHAGMSHAITSPGLPFFLARDEQRAHPQHLAAEHRSSPRGRIAVAVGESAAEMDRWLGSTTPLAGQCALTCTGSGRGVMSVAVETSSGTAVLTDALPTGNGAQ; this is encoded by the coding sequence GTGCTCTTCGATCACATCATCATCGCGACAACGGATCTGGATCGGTCCGCACACACTCTCGCCGCACAGACCGGTCTCACCGCGGTCGAGGGCGGCCTACACGACGGCTTGGGAACCCACAACCGGATTGTTCCGCTGGGCCGGGGTTACCTCGAGCTGGTGGCTGTGCACGATCCGGAGATGGCTGCCAGCAACGTGTTCGGGCAGCTGGTGGTCAATGCGCTCGGCCGCCGGGACGAGGCACTGGCAGGATGGGCGGTGGAGGTCTCCGCCGCCGAACTCGCGCGGCGGGCACGTGCTGGGACGTTGGAGATCGGGCGACTCACCCGGGCCGGGGTGGGAATCGATCATGCCGGGATGTCGCACGCCATCACTTCACCCGGGTTGCCGTTCTTCCTGGCCCGCGATGAGCAACGGGCGCATCCGCAACATTTGGCTGCCGAGCACAGGAGTTCGCCGCGCGGCAGGATCGCGGTGGCGGTCGGGGAGAGCGCCGCCGAGATGGACCGCTGGTTGGGCTCGACGACGCCGCTTGCCGGGCAGTGCGCTCTGACCTGTACGGGTAGCGGTCGTGGCGTGATGTCGGTCGCGGTCGAAACCTCGTCCGGAACGGCCGTACTCACCGACGCGCTGCCGACCGGGAACGGGGCGCAGTGA
- a CDS encoding 4-hydroxyphenylacetate 3-hydroxylase N-terminal domain-containing protein, translating into MPEIIDAERLRIDKVVAALKDSPEPHLLTGDLYKQTLRDGRRIVDSRGQEIEDVTTHPDLRAVETTAAVLDAQFDPQSRNILTYTGDDGARRGIGWQVPTTREHLLAKKNSTEFITKRTMGVYGRPVDYGAMMALGFLSTIDRIEAENPEFAQNIRDFVSLSADHNLLSTDLIADPQSDKSIPRNERPSQLRIVKETADGIVLNGAKVAGSMGALGHFFTLSTTLGPGLGPDAAIWAAIPINTPGLTLLLREATAKMDSPRADHPLDHAGEEMDQIIMFDNVFIPREYVFSAHNLNLLTLYYESCAFSLWSVMTRLAFRAEIFAGVAQVITEILGTDKIPGVQTAVADVTLYAQTLKAYALATIHESVEWNGVQVPNPELVTAGRLYSIENYPRITYQIQDLSGQALIARWPEKVWDHPEFGPKMDAYFPGTGVTAREKNTFFNFVFDLLSGAHAGRVALFENVNATPPAFVKGLVYSKTDRSVAARLVRDYVGIS; encoded by the coding sequence ATGCCTGAAATCATCGACGCCGAGCGACTCCGCATCGACAAGGTGGTCGCCGCGCTGAAGGACAGTCCGGAACCGCATCTGCTCACCGGTGACCTGTACAAGCAAACCCTGCGTGATGGCCGCCGGATCGTGGACTCTCGTGGACAGGAGATCGAGGACGTCACAACACATCCGGACCTTCGTGCCGTGGAGACCACCGCCGCGGTGCTCGATGCGCAGTTCGACCCTCAATCGCGAAACATCCTCACCTACACCGGAGACGACGGCGCACGTCGCGGCATCGGCTGGCAGGTCCCGACGACGCGGGAGCATCTGCTGGCCAAGAAGAACAGCACGGAGTTCATCACCAAGCGAACCATGGGCGTCTACGGTCGACCGGTCGACTACGGCGCCATGATGGCGCTGGGGTTCCTGTCCACCATCGACCGAATCGAAGCGGAGAACCCGGAGTTTGCGCAGAACATCCGCGACTTCGTTTCGCTGTCGGCCGATCACAACCTGCTGAGCACCGATCTGATTGCAGATCCCCAGTCGGACAAGAGTATTCCTCGCAACGAACGCCCTTCGCAGCTGCGGATCGTCAAGGAGACTGCTGACGGTATCGTGCTCAACGGAGCGAAAGTGGCCGGCAGTATGGGCGCCCTCGGCCATTTCTTCACCTTGTCCACCACCTTGGGGCCGGGTCTGGGGCCGGACGCGGCCATCTGGGCGGCCATTCCGATCAACACCCCGGGTTTGACCCTGTTGCTCCGTGAGGCCACCGCGAAGATGGACTCGCCGCGTGCTGATCACCCTCTCGACCACGCGGGCGAGGAGATGGACCAGATCATCATGTTCGACAACGTGTTCATCCCACGGGAGTACGTCTTCAGTGCGCACAACTTGAATCTGCTCACCCTCTACTACGAGAGCTGCGCCTTCTCGTTGTGGTCGGTGATGACCAGATTGGCTTTCCGTGCGGAGATCTTTGCCGGTGTGGCGCAGGTGATCACCGAGATCCTGGGCACCGACAAGATTCCCGGCGTGCAGACCGCGGTCGCCGATGTGACGCTGTACGCGCAAACCCTCAAGGCCTATGCGTTGGCCACCATCCACGAGTCGGTGGAGTGGAACGGCGTGCAGGTACCGAACCCGGAGCTGGTGACCGCCGGACGCCTGTACTCCATCGAGAACTACCCCAGGATCACCTATCAGATCCAAGACCTCAGCGGTCAGGCCCTCATCGCGCGGTGGCCCGAGAAGGTCTGGGACCATCCTGAGTTCGGCCCCAAGATGGATGCCTACTTCCCGGGGACCGGGGTCACGGCGCGGGAGAAGAACACGTTCTTCAACTTTGTCTTCGACCTGCTCTCGGGTGCTCACGCGGGCCGGGTCGCGTTGTTCGAGAACGTCAATGCCACCCCGCCGGCCTTCGTGAAGGGCCTGGTTTACAGCAAGACCGACCGCAGTGTCGCTGCGCGCCTGGTGCGTGATTATGTAGGTATCTCCTAG
- a CDS encoding adenylate/guanylate cyclase domain-containing protein — MADEREELIDWLLDRGITAEQIRNSFSPMLLAPRRVIGDDGTYVSTRQVSHDTGMDVELVQRVLRAAGLPRVDNVDAKVFLKADANIAAVLQKCVELGIDPENLVQVSRTLADGLATAAEVMRFTGLATVLQPGATELQIAQRLEDLVVQVEPLLGELVWEMLLLQLRHSMETEAVSASERAAGAPLPGAREIAVAFADLVGFTRLGEAVEPEQLERLANHLADMAREVAVPPVRLVKTIGDAVMLVCPDPALLLDAMLQLCGAAQADNNFPRLRVGLAFGEAVSRAGDWFGAPVNLASRVTGAARPGAVLVAEAARDAIGDAGGYQWSFAGAKKLKGVKGEVKLFRARRCDDIA, encoded by the coding sequence GTGGCCGACGAACGCGAAGAGCTGATCGACTGGCTGCTGGACCGCGGCATCACCGCCGAACAGATCCGTAACTCCTTTTCACCCATGCTGTTGGCGCCGCGCCGCGTCATCGGTGACGACGGCACCTACGTCTCGACCCGGCAGGTCAGCCACGACACCGGAATGGACGTCGAACTGGTGCAGCGTGTGCTGCGGGCGGCGGGGCTGCCGCGGGTGGACAACGTCGATGCCAAGGTGTTCCTGAAAGCCGACGCCAATATCGCCGCAGTGCTGCAGAAGTGCGTCGAACTCGGGATCGACCCGGAGAACCTGGTGCAGGTGTCCCGCACCCTGGCTGACGGGCTGGCCACCGCCGCCGAGGTCATGCGGTTCACCGGACTGGCGACGGTGCTGCAACCCGGCGCCACCGAACTGCAGATCGCGCAACGGCTCGAGGACCTCGTGGTCCAGGTCGAGCCGCTGCTCGGGGAACTGGTGTGGGAGATGCTGCTGTTGCAACTGCGGCACTCGATGGAGACCGAAGCCGTCAGCGCCAGCGAACGTGCGGCCGGCGCACCGCTTCCCGGCGCGCGTGAGATCGCGGTTGCCTTCGCCGATCTCGTCGGATTCACCCGTCTGGGCGAGGCCGTCGAACCCGAGCAGCTGGAGCGGCTGGCCAACCACCTGGCCGATATGGCGCGCGAGGTCGCCGTGCCCCCGGTGCGGCTGGTGAAGACCATCGGCGACGCGGTGATGCTGGTCTGCCCCGACCCGGCGTTACTGCTGGACGCGATGCTTCAGCTCTGCGGTGCGGCGCAGGCGGACAACAACTTCCCTCGGCTGCGGGTCGGTCTGGCCTTCGGCGAGGCCGTCAGCCGTGCCGGCGACTGGTTCGGCGCACCGGTGAACCTGGCCAGCCGAGTCACCGGCGCTGCCCGACCCGGAGCGGTACTTGTGGCCGAGGCGGCCCGCGACGCGATCGGCGATGCCGGCGGCTACCAGTGGTCGTTCGCCGGAGCCAAGAAGCTCAAAGGTGTCAAGGGTGAAGTCAAACTGTTCCGGGCCCGCCGCTGCGACGACATCGCGTAG
- a CDS encoding flavin reductase family protein, translated as MNSTQTDRIVEQSSIAPSAELPVNVAAPTEQTPNFVEAMRVLATGVVILTVDVDGQPWGVTISSCSSLSAAPPRLVCSLKSNSAAAAAIASGDRFGINILSAAQVDLAASSAQPGTPKFLHPDVLIHRDNPEVATPQIAGALYNLDCEVVSRVQIIEHDLVVGQVRWSNCGPEHDPLLYFNKSFRALARQT; from the coding sequence ATGAACTCGACCCAAACAGACCGAATCGTCGAACAGAGTTCGATCGCCCCGTCTGCCGAATTGCCGGTGAATGTGGCCGCACCAACCGAGCAGACCCCGAACTTCGTCGAGGCGATGCGGGTACTGGCCACCGGAGTGGTGATCCTGACCGTCGACGTCGACGGTCAACCGTGGGGGGTGACCATCAGTTCGTGTTCTTCGCTGTCGGCGGCACCCCCGCGACTGGTGTGCTCGCTGAAATCGAATTCGGCTGCGGCCGCGGCGATAGCTTCCGGGGACCGGTTCGGTATCAACATCCTCTCGGCTGCTCAGGTCGACCTGGCGGCGAGCTCAGCCCAGCCGGGTACGCCAAAGTTCCTGCATCCCGACGTGTTGATCCATCGCGACAACCCCGAGGTCGCAACGCCACAGATCGCCGGCGCTCTGTACAACCTGGACTGCGAGGTGGTCTCCCGGGTGCAGATCATCGAGCACGATCTTGTTGTCGGTCAGGTGCGCTGGTCGAACTGCGGGCCTGAGCATGACCCGCTGCTGTACTTCAACAAATCATTCCGAGCACTGGCTCGGCAGACCTGA
- a CDS encoding MerR family transcriptional regulator, which produces MAIDRSRSVGEVAKLVGTSPSRIRMWENEGLLSVRRTASGHRVYSAADVERLRELKRLVDEEGWSAAAIRANLNAHFPDHVSPANAIGQRIRQLRSGMGWSLRELAEKSGVAASTVSSLERGQSMPSVGSLHKLGRAFGMTLGNLLEVDDPDRSPVVRRHERVLLPMRTPGLAWEKLYTGESTLESLMVTVQPGAGTEGGLQHFGEEFLYVIKGSIELVLDGHQRFELHAGDSMTFDSMREHSYTNHGVTVAQIVWVNTPPTL; this is translated from the coding sequence ATGGCGATTGATCGGTCACGGTCGGTGGGTGAGGTGGCCAAGCTGGTTGGCACGTCACCGAGCCGGATCCGGATGTGGGAGAACGAGGGGTTGCTCAGCGTTCGCCGCACCGCCTCTGGCCATCGGGTTTACTCTGCTGCCGATGTCGAGCGGTTGCGGGAGCTCAAGCGCCTCGTCGACGAAGAGGGCTGGTCGGCGGCCGCCATCCGGGCCAACCTCAACGCGCATTTTCCCGATCACGTCTCACCCGCGAACGCCATCGGCCAGCGGATTCGGCAGCTGCGCAGCGGAATGGGTTGGTCGCTGCGGGAACTGGCCGAGAAGTCGGGGGTCGCAGCGTCCACGGTCAGCAGTCTGGAGCGTGGTCAGTCGATGCCATCGGTGGGGTCTTTGCACAAGCTCGGCCGCGCGTTCGGGATGACACTGGGCAACTTGCTCGAGGTCGACGATCCGGACAGGTCGCCGGTGGTCCGCAGACACGAACGTGTGTTGCTGCCCATGCGGACGCCCGGGTTGGCATGGGAGAAGCTGTACACCGGCGAGTCCACCCTGGAGTCCCTGATGGTGACGGTTCAGCCGGGCGCCGGCACCGAAGGCGGTTTGCAGCACTTCGGTGAAGAGTTTCTCTATGTCATCAAGGGCTCGATCGAGTTGGTTCTGGATGGCCATCAACGCTTCGAACTCCACGCTGGTGACTCCATGACGTTCGACAGCATGCGGGAGCACTCGTACACCAATCACGGGGTCACGGTGGCACAGATCGTGTGGGTCAACACTCCGCCCACCTTGTAA
- a CDS encoding cyclase family protein encodes MWFGHQKTFTPTNQDHEGFKRQHHTEIGFYARNLIISEHAGTHTDATIEYDPAGLPIDQLALEMYYGSAVCLDLSEAQFVDPDPDYRGWATEDVVRRAEAKLEAAGRRFAAGTSFWPGSTTVTGTFRRRSTSTTTRVSPGTGWSIWPRRVW; translated from the coding sequence ATGTGGTTCGGTCATCAGAAGACGTTCACTCCGACAAATCAGGATCACGAAGGGTTCAAACGTCAGCACCACACCGAGATCGGTTTCTATGCACGAAATCTGATCATCAGTGAGCACGCCGGAACGCATACTGATGCCACCATCGAGTATGACCCGGCAGGTCTTCCCATCGACCAGTTGGCGCTCGAGATGTATTACGGTTCCGCGGTTTGCCTGGACCTGTCGGAAGCCCAGTTCGTCGACCCCGATCCGGATTATCGGGGGTGGGCCACCGAAGACGTGGTGCGGCGGGCGGAGGCCAAACTGGAAGCCGCGGGGAGGAGATTCGCCGCGGGGACATCGTTTTGGCCTGGTTCGACTACGGTGACCGGCACTTTCCGACGCCGCAGTACATCAACCACAACCCGGGTTTCTCCTGGGACGGGCTGGAGTATCTGGCCAAGAAGGGTGTGGTGA
- a CDS encoding RidA family protein, translating to MIEAIAGLDIPANATRQRLMPSDTWDWHMPTPFSQGWRVGNVVFVGGQLSADAHGNVVGHGDIEVQTRNVFENITKTLAVAGADWSHVVKLNTYYCFDGDGDEVQRNWAKMTAVRMQYLPDPGPCGTAVRVSGLMYDGFLIEAEAIAVITDGSTTNA from the coding sequence ATGATCGAAGCCATTGCGGGACTGGACATCCCCGCCAACGCCACCCGGCAGCGACTGATGCCGTCGGACACCTGGGACTGGCATATGCCTACGCCGTTCTCCCAGGGCTGGCGCGTCGGCAACGTGGTGTTCGTCGGCGGTCAGTTGTCGGCCGATGCTCACGGCAACGTCGTGGGACACGGTGACATCGAGGTGCAGACCCGCAACGTGTTCGAGAACATCACCAAGACCCTGGCCGTGGCAGGCGCGGATTGGAGCCATGTCGTCAAACTCAACACCTATTACTGCTTCGACGGTGACGGCGATGAGGTCCAACGCAACTGGGCCAAGATGACAGCCGTCCGCATGCAATACCTACCCGACCCGGGGCCGTGCGGCACTGCGGTTCGGGTGTCCGGCCTGATGTACGACGGCTTTCTCATTGAAGCCGAAGCAATCGCAGTGATAACCGATGGGAGCACCACCAATGCCTGA
- a CDS encoding GAF domain-containing protein: MHVPEPAVAVGEDPRSYARLMSAVYDATMAGARAPARPRSVIGDSWQRMKAKGINPDRHTPPVVEAGSVDVLRRESGLMAVLDEVSRGLESLVADGDNILVVADAQGRVLWRSGSPQVLSNADRLGFVEGANWGESAVGTNAIGTALASHRAVQVFCAEHYLRSHHPWTCAGAPIRDPRTGQVLGVVDVSGPAATVHPTTVALVDVVARLAESHLREQHDRTLNRLRTVAAPILARIAAPALAVDTEGWVAAVDSLPLHNRILLPEELAPGRAWVPPLGMCDIELLPGGWLVRVTSGEEAGVSDLRVTLDLTGTPVLEMVGQFGSWRHDISLRHAEILLILARHPDGRTAPELAADLYGDPTRVVTVRAEMSRLRKQFTGIVSGRPYRFADGATVVVRYPDDLADLLAPSTAPAVRDARVVP; the protein is encoded by the coding sequence ATGCACGTGCCTGAACCCGCCGTCGCGGTCGGCGAAGATCCGCGCAGTTACGCGCGCCTGATGTCGGCCGTCTACGACGCCACCATGGCGGGCGCGCGGGCCCCGGCCCGTCCGCGCTCGGTCATCGGCGACTCCTGGCAGCGGATGAAAGCCAAGGGCATCAACCCCGACAGGCACACCCCGCCGGTGGTCGAGGCCGGCTCGGTGGATGTGTTGCGACGCGAGTCCGGACTGATGGCGGTGCTCGACGAAGTATCACGCGGTCTGGAATCGCTGGTTGCCGACGGGGACAACATCCTGGTTGTGGCGGATGCGCAGGGCCGGGTGCTGTGGCGGTCGGGCTCGCCGCAGGTGCTGTCCAACGCCGACAGGTTGGGCTTCGTCGAGGGTGCGAACTGGGGCGAGTCGGCGGTGGGAACCAACGCCATCGGAACCGCCCTCGCGTCGCACCGGGCTGTCCAGGTGTTCTGTGCCGAGCACTACCTGCGCAGCCACCATCCCTGGACCTGCGCCGGAGCCCCGATCCGCGACCCGCGCACCGGGCAGGTGCTGGGCGTTGTCGACGTCTCCGGTCCGGCTGCCACCGTGCATCCCACCACCGTCGCCCTGGTCGACGTTGTGGCCCGGCTGGCCGAGTCACATCTTCGTGAGCAACATGACCGCACCCTCAACCGGCTTCGTACCGTCGCTGCCCCGATCCTGGCCCGTATCGCGGCGCCGGCGTTGGCCGTTGATACCGAAGGCTGGGTCGCGGCCGTCGATTCGCTGCCCCTGCACAACCGCATCCTGCTGCCGGAGGAGCTGGCACCCGGCCGGGCATGGGTGCCGCCGCTGGGCATGTGTGACATCGAGTTGCTGCCGGGTGGGTGGCTGGTTCGGGTGACCAGTGGTGAAGAAGCCGGGGTGTCCGATCTGCGAGTGACGCTGGATCTGACGGGCACACCGGTGCTGGAGATGGTGGGGCAGTTCGGCAGCTGGCGCCACGACATCTCGCTGCGGCACGCCGAGATCCTGCTGATCCTGGCACGCCATCCCGACGGCCGGACCGCACCCGAGTTGGCTGCCGACCTCTACGGCGATCCCACCAGGGTGGTGACGGTGCGCGCCGAGATGTCGCGGCTGCGAAAACAGTTCACCGGCATCGTGTCTGGGCGACCGTACCGGTTCGCCGACGGCGCCACCGTCGTGGTCCGCTATCCCGACGATCTGGCCGATCTGCTGGCGCCGTCGACAGCACCGGCGGTGCGTGACGCCCGCGTTGTACCTTGA
- a CDS encoding cyclase family protein has protein sequence MAWFDYGDRHFPTPQYINHNPGFSWDGLEYLAKKGVVNIGTDCSAIDHSDDGKFSGHMVCKKYGLVNTEHLANLGQLVNTRFQFFGLPLNITGGTGSPIRAIAVVS, from the coding sequence TTGGCCTGGTTCGACTACGGTGACCGGCACTTTCCGACGCCGCAGTACATCAACCACAACCCGGGTTTCTCCTGGGACGGGCTGGAGTATCTGGCCAAGAAGGGTGTGGTGAACATCGGCACCGATTGCAGTGCGATCGACCACAGCGACGATGGCAAGTTCAGCGGGCACATGGTGTGCAAGAAATACGGACTGGTGAACACCGAACACTTGGCCAACCTCGGCCAGTTGGTCAACACCCGATTCCAATTCTTCGGATTGCCGTTGAACATCACCGGCGGGACCGGTTCGCCGATCCGCGCCATTGCCGTGGTGTCCTGA
- a CDS encoding purine-cytosine permease family protein: protein MQSKDHTAHVEQVTISPVPESARHGRARGLFPIWFGVQIMPLTLVTGVLGTTVYQLPPAWAIVAITVGNLIGAIFVALHSVQGPRLGVPQMVQSRGQFGLRGSLLVLAVVVLMYIGFLASILILAASSLQVIFPELDATVALIISGAVTLVLVIFGYEMIHKVNKLLMPLFALAAVLTLFYVITGEGPGTETAAEFNMQGFVGMLSIAAIWQLAYAPYVSDYSRYLPVRVSSSGTFWATYLGSAGGAIPMMAIGALLGRISDGSLVGLNALLPAGVGIFVMAIFFLGSIDACTINLYGPALCVATTIQTFKNSWLPGAGARATIATLVSVVAVYIAMVFADNFLVAYGNFIHILLYFLIPWSIINLVDYYLIRKGEYHVESFFLPSGGIYGHYNIAAVTAYVIGFVVQLPFMSGEWFNGFVTNLIGGIDLSWIVGSVVTFFVYIRLVRRQPPLPDPARAAEESASIPRQYRDVAEPRS, encoded by the coding sequence ATGCAATCGAAAGACCACACTGCTCACGTCGAGCAGGTCACCATTTCCCCCGTCCCCGAATCGGCCCGGCATGGCCGGGCTCGCGGACTGTTCCCCATCTGGTTCGGAGTCCAGATCATGCCGTTGACGCTGGTCACCGGTGTGCTGGGAACCACCGTCTATCAACTCCCACCGGCGTGGGCCATCGTCGCTATCACCGTGGGCAATCTGATCGGTGCCATCTTTGTCGCCCTGCACTCGGTGCAGGGGCCACGGTTGGGAGTCCCGCAGATGGTGCAGAGTCGTGGCCAGTTCGGCCTTCGTGGATCGCTGTTGGTGCTGGCAGTCGTGGTTCTCATGTACATCGGGTTCCTGGCGTCGATCCTGATCCTGGCCGCGTCGTCGCTTCAGGTGATATTCCCGGAATTGGATGCCACGGTAGCGCTCATCATCAGTGGCGCCGTCACGTTGGTATTGGTCATCTTCGGCTACGAGATGATCCACAAGGTCAACAAGCTGCTGATGCCGCTGTTCGCGCTGGCCGCGGTACTGACACTGTTCTACGTCATCACCGGGGAGGGCCCTGGCACCGAAACCGCCGCCGAGTTCAACATGCAGGGCTTCGTTGGAATGCTCTCGATCGCGGCAATCTGGCAACTCGCCTATGCCCCTTATGTATCCGACTACTCACGTTATCTACCGGTCCGGGTGTCCTCCTCCGGAACATTCTGGGCGACCTACCTGGGTTCTGCGGGCGGAGCCATCCCGATGATGGCGATCGGAGCACTGCTGGGCCGTATCTCCGATGGCAGCCTGGTCGGCCTGAACGCGCTGCTGCCGGCCGGCGTCGGGATTTTCGTGATGGCGATCTTCTTTCTCGGCTCCATCGACGCGTGCACCATCAATCTCTACGGCCCCGCGCTTTGTGTGGCGACCACCATCCAGACTTTCAAGAACTCCTGGCTGCCGGGGGCCGGCGCCAGGGCGACGATCGCCACCCTGGTCAGCGTCGTCGCGGTGTACATCGCCATGGTGTTCGCGGACAACTTCCTGGTGGCCTACGGGAACTTCATCCACATCCTGCTCTATTTCCTGATCCCCTGGAGCATCATCAATCTCGTCGACTACTACCTGATCCGCAAGGGTGAGTACCACGTCGAATCCTTCTTCCTGCCCTCGGGTGGCATCTACGGGCACTACAACATCGCAGCAGTAACCGCCTACGTCATCGGCTTCGTCGTGCAGTTGCCCTTCATGTCCGGTGAGTGGTTCAACGGATTCGTCACCAATCTCATTGGTGGGATCGACCTTTCCTGGATCGTCGGATCTGTGGTGACCTTCTTCGTCTATATCCGACTGGTCCGTCGCCAGCCTCCCCTGCCGGATCCGGCCAGGGCTGCCGAAGAGTCAGCCAGCATTCCGCGGCAGTACCGCGACGTCGCCGAACCTCGTTCCTGA